Sequence from the Gemmatimonas sp. genome:
CGGCCGACAAGAACCTCCCGGTCGATGTCGTACGGATCGATGCCATCTACAACCCGGTTCGTCGTGCCAACTTCACCGTCGCGGAAACCCGCGTCGGTCAGCGCACCGACTACGACCGGCTCACGCTCACCGTCGAAACCAACGGCACCATGTCGCCCGAGGAAGCGGTGAGCTACGCAGCGGCCCTGGCCCAGACCCACTTCCAGTACTTTGTCGGGTTCGGCTCGTCCGCCTCTGCGCAGCCCGGTGCCGCCGGTGATGGCGCGAACTCCGACGCCATCCGGCTCGCCGAGCTGTTCCGTACTCCCATCGACGATCTCGAACTGTCGGTGCGGTCGGTCAATTCACTCAAGAACTCCAACATCCGCTCGCTCGGCGATCTGGTTCGCCAGACCGAGGCGCAGATCCTTCAGGTCAAGAACTTCGGCAAGAAGTCCCTGCAGGAAATCGCCGCGCTGCTCGAGAAGGAAGGGCTCAACTTCGGCATGCGCTACGAGGAAAGCACGGACGGTGTCCGGATCCTCGACATGGGCACCCCGCCCAGCCGCGCCGCCGAAAATGCGCCCGATGACGACGACGACGAGGACTAACGCCCATGCGCCATCGTAAGGCCAATCGCCAGCTCCGGCGAACCAGTGAGCAGCGCCTCGCGCTGCTCCGCAATCTCGCGACCTCGCTCATCGAGCAGGGCGCGATCGAGACGACCGAGGCCAAGGCCAAGGAACTCCGCCCGTTCGTCGAAAAGCTCATCACCAAGGCCCGCACCGGCACGCTCCATGCGCGCCGCCTGGCCGGCAAGCATGTCCAGAAGCGGGAAGCCGCGGACAAGCTCTTCCAGGAGCTCGGACCCGCGTTCGCCACGCGTCCGGGCGGCTACACGCGCATTCTCAAGACCGGTCACCGCAA
This genomic interval carries:
- a CDS encoding DNA-directed RNA polymerase subunit alpha codes for the protein MATIDLSGLVRPQLVEATKREDTPNLAEFRLQPLERGFGHTLGNAMRRLLLSSLRGSAVWAFRIDGVVHEHQTIAGVVEDVHQIIGNLKTLTLSLPDEVEQAVLRISKAGPGSVTAADIIATGGVRVVDPSHHLFTITDERDFTVELYVNKGRGYVESDQHPADKNLPVDVVRIDAIYNPVRRANFTVAETRVGQRTDYDRLTLTVETNGTMSPEEAVSYAAALAQTHFQYFVGFGSSASAQPGAAGDGANSDAIRLAELFRTPIDDLELSVRSVNSLKNSNIRSLGDLVRQTEAQILQVKNFGKKSLQEIAALLEKEGLNFGMRYEESTDGVRILDMGTPPSRAAENAPDDDDDED
- the rplQ gene encoding 50S ribosomal protein L17, translating into MRHRKANRQLRRTSEQRLALLRNLATSLIEQGAIETTEAKAKELRPFVEKLITKARTGTLHARRLAGKHVQKREAADKLFQELGPAFATRPGGYTRILKTGHRKGDGAEMARIELILS